In Carya illinoinensis cultivar Pawnee chromosome 7, C.illinoinensisPawnee_v1, whole genome shotgun sequence, the following are encoded in one genomic region:
- the LOC122317435 gene encoding protein Abitram isoform X1, whose amino-acid sequence MKDNSVDDTDKLDSSVQNNPTRQRQQHKEDEEDGLQRLLLPDARDLPLIPPSAVESNFVSYFAPDFIKPGHDQYVYRHANGLCVIGLAPTHVAFKDSGGITAVDFNVGRSDRSVIKVTGKRKKNAQQFEPNTALCKVCTNDGSYIVRCCVKGSLLEVNDRLIKLPGLLHSSADREGYVAIIMPKPADWLKAKGLLLGLEAYKKLRDC is encoded by the exons ATGAAGGACAACAGCGTCGACGACACAGACAAGCTAGACAGTTCGGTGCAAAACAATCCGACGCGACAACGACAACAACACAAAGAAGACGAGGAGGATGGGTTACAGCGGCTTCTGTTACCTGATGCTCGCGACCTTCCTCTCATTCCTCCCTCTGCCGTCGAATCCAACTTCGTTTCCTACTTCGCTCCAG ATTTCATCAAGCCAGGACACGACCAGTACGTTTACCGTCATGCCAATGG actCTGTGTAATTGGCTTGGCTCCGACGCACGTGGCATTTAAGGATAGTGGTGGTATCACGGCCGTAGATTTCAACGTTGGGAGGTCTGATCGCAGTGTAATTAAGGTCACCGGGAAGCGCAAGAAG AATGCGCAACAGTTTGAACCCAACACAGCTTTGTGTAAAGTTTGCACCAATGATGGTTCTTATATAGTGAG ATGTTGTGTGAAAGGCTCTCTATTGGAAGTCAATGATAGGTTAATCAAGCTGCCAGGTTTGCTTCATTCATCG GCAGATAGAGAAGGATACGTTGCCATTATCATGCCAAAACCGGCAGATTGGCTCAAAGCCAAGGGATTGTTGCTGGGCCTCGAAGCATATAAGAAGTTGAGGGATTGTTAA
- the LOC122315025 gene encoding peroxidase 64-like: MAAIVAVALFILFISSSVNALSLNYYDKTCPRLESTVTTAVQKAMKNDKTVPAALLRMHFHDCFIRGCDASVLLQSKGKNKAEKDGPPNISLHGFYVIDNAKKAVEALCPGVVSCADILALAARDAVALSGGPTWEVPKGRKDGRISKASETKQLPAPTFNISQLRQSFSQRGLSSKDLVALSGGHTLGFAHCSSFRNRIHNFNTTQNVDPSLHPSFAAKLRSICPAHNKAKNAGTVLDSTTAGFDNAYFKLLLQGKSVFSSDQALLTAPTTKALVSKFASSQMEFRDAFVKSMIKMSSITGGQEIRLDCKVVR; the protein is encoded by the exons ATGGCAGCAATAGTTGCAGTAGCCCTTTTcatcctttttatttcttcttcagTCAATGCACTGAGCTTAAACTACTATGACAAAACATGCCCACGTTTGGAGTCCACCGTTACCACTGCTGTCCAGAAAGCAATGAAAAACGACAAAACAGTTCCAGCGGCGCTGCTTCGAATGCACTTTCATGACTGCTTTATAAGA GGTTGTGATGCTTCCGTGCTGCTGCAATCAAAGGGAAAGAACAAAGCAGAAAAAGACGGGCCTCCTAATATTTCATTGCATGGATTTTATGTCATAGACAACGCAAAGAAAGCGGTGGAAGCTTTGTGCCCCGGTGTGGTCTCTTGTGCTGATATCTTGGCTCTGGCGGCTCGTGATGCCGTTGCTCTG TCAGGAGGTCCCACTTGGGAAGTgccaaaaggaagaaaagatgGAAGAATCTCAAAGGCAAGTGAGACCAAACAATTGCCAGCTCCCACCTTCAACATCTCTCAACTACGGCAAAGCTTCTCCCAGAGAGGCCTTTCCTCAAAAGATCTAGTTGCTCTCTCTG GGGGTCATACTCTTGGGTTCGCTCATTGTTCATCTTTCCGGAACAGAATACACAATTTCAACACCACTCAGAACGTAGACCCCTCGCTGCACCCATCCTTCGCGGCCAAACTAAGAAGCATATGCCCTGCACACAACAAGGCCAAAAATGCAGGCACCGTCCTGGATTCAACCACCGCAGGATTTGACAACGCCTACTTCAAGCTTCTTCTCCAAGGCAAAAGCGTATTCTCTTCGGATCAGGCTCTACTCACTGCCCCAACAACTAAGGCATTGGTTTCCAAGTTTGCTAGCTCCCAAATGGAGTTTCGAGACGCTTTTGTGAAGTCCATGATCAAGATGAGTAGCATCACCGGTGGCCAAGAGATTAGACTCGACTGCAAAGTAGTTAgatga
- the LOC122317435 gene encoding protein Abitram isoform X2, whose protein sequence is MKDNSVDDTDKLDSSVQNNPTRQRQQHKEDEEDGLQRLLLPDARDLPLIPPSAVESNFVSYFAPDFIKPGHDQYVYRHANGLCVIGLAPTHVAFKDSGGITAVDFNVGRSDRSVIKVTGKRKKNAQQFEPNTALCKVCTNDGSYIVRCCVKGSLLEVNDRLIKLPGLLHSSIEKDTLPLSCQNRQIGSKPRDCCWASKHIRS, encoded by the exons ATGAAGGACAACAGCGTCGACGACACAGACAAGCTAGACAGTTCGGTGCAAAACAATCCGACGCGACAACGACAACAACACAAAGAAGACGAGGAGGATGGGTTACAGCGGCTTCTGTTACCTGATGCTCGCGACCTTCCTCTCATTCCTCCCTCTGCCGTCGAATCCAACTTCGTTTCCTACTTCGCTCCAG ATTTCATCAAGCCAGGACACGACCAGTACGTTTACCGTCATGCCAATGG actCTGTGTAATTGGCTTGGCTCCGACGCACGTGGCATTTAAGGATAGTGGTGGTATCACGGCCGTAGATTTCAACGTTGGGAGGTCTGATCGCAGTGTAATTAAGGTCACCGGGAAGCGCAAGAAG AATGCGCAACAGTTTGAACCCAACACAGCTTTGTGTAAAGTTTGCACCAATGATGGTTCTTATATAGTGAG ATGTTGTGTGAAAGGCTCTCTATTGGAAGTCAATGATAGGTTAATCAAGCTGCCAGGTTTGCTTCATTCATCG ATAGAGAAGGATACGTTGCCATTATCATGCCAAAACCGGCAGATTGGCTCAAAGCCAAGGGATTGTTGCTGGGCCTCGAAGCATATAAGAAGTTGA